Proteins encoded within one genomic window of Candidatus Methylacidiphilales bacterium:
- a CDS encoding transglycosylase domain-containing protein encodes MSARRWKFPRPPLWLNALVILALAGVALFLAKFGAWAMAFDLRKVSHMPATSVIYDRNGYVIQRLFDENRVLVDKEDIPLVLKQAVIAKEDKRFYWHFGFDPVAIVRSGFVNASGRRITTGASTITQQLARNSAGMFDRTFDRKIKEVFLAMRIEVVFSKDEILTFYLNRIFLGGNLYGVGAASEAYFGKKPKDLTLSESALIAGIIAGPNSFSPWKNARKAREVRAVTLDNMAEAGFISRAVAEKTKKEPLSLRPRADLPGSYVTSAVRDSLPRFISDELLFRGGLQIHTTIDLGFQRNAEQQIETSLTKIEKSSGYPHKTRAAWLASEPDDTEVPPYLQASFVALNNRDGSILAVVGGRDFDESSYNRVLNGRRQIGSTIKPFIYAHAFNTLNFTGCTEVDSGEFDLTQAIGPEIIEGNSPKWITVRQALAQSNNYAVMRTGLATGVEGFSYFFQQCTGVQPQPFASSFLGTPELTTLDLAKGYSAFANYGVIIEPFLVESISTHEGQLIYRHIDARKRVLSPQVAFQIHDLLAGVVDGGTASALRSTYGLKGPLAGKTGTTNDYKDSWFCGYTTEFTAALWIGYDNPSTIMPGGYSSRIAVPTWAAIIKPALETYPSGDFPPPPGVQLAQMRRQETVFFFFKKESLSTRAEWVRDDQRGTALARLDRKAMENIQIPPTHPTLWDRAVGMIWKPDEKDQFANQTPAGNATVPRAVIQDNTETVAPKAVPVGE; translated from the coding sequence ATGTCCGCCCGCCGCTGGAAATTCCCCCGCCCGCCCCTGTGGCTCAATGCCCTGGTCATCCTCGCCCTGGCCGGTGTGGCCCTTTTCCTGGCCAAGTTTGGCGCGTGGGCCATGGCCTTTGATCTGCGGAAAGTCTCCCACATGCCCGCCACCTCGGTCATCTACGACCGCAATGGCTATGTCATCCAGCGTCTCTTCGATGAAAACCGCGTCCTGGTCGACAAGGAGGACATTCCGCTGGTGCTAAAACAGGCGGTCATCGCCAAGGAGGACAAGCGCTTCTACTGGCATTTCGGCTTTGATCCCGTGGCCATTGTGCGCTCGGGTTTCGTCAATGCCTCCGGCCGCAGGATCACCACCGGGGCCAGCACCATCACCCAGCAACTGGCGCGCAATTCGGCCGGCATGTTCGACCGCACCTTCGACCGCAAGATCAAGGAGGTCTTCCTGGCCATGCGCATCGAGGTGGTCTTCTCCAAGGACGAAATCCTCACCTTCTACCTCAACCGCATCTTCCTCGGCGGGAACCTCTATGGGGTAGGGGCGGCCAGTGAGGCCTACTTCGGCAAGAAACCGAAGGACCTGACCCTTTCCGAGAGCGCGCTCATCGCCGGCATCATCGCCGGGCCCAACAGTTTTTCGCCGTGGAAAAACGCCCGCAAGGCACGCGAAGTCCGCGCCGTCACCCTCGACAACATGGCCGAGGCGGGATTCATCTCCCGTGCGGTGGCGGAAAAAACCAAGAAAGAACCGCTCAGCCTCCGCCCGCGCGCCGACCTTCCCGGTTCCTACGTCACCTCCGCGGTGCGTGACAGCCTGCCCCGGTTCATATCCGACGAATTGCTTTTCCGGGGCGGCCTGCAAATCCACACCACCATCGACCTCGGATTCCAGCGCAATGCGGAGCAGCAGATCGAAACGTCCCTGACCAAGATCGAAAAATCCTCCGGCTACCCCCACAAGACCCGCGCGGCCTGGTTGGCCTCGGAGCCGGACGACACCGAGGTGCCGCCCTACCTCCAGGCTTCCTTTGTCGCCCTGAACAACCGCGATGGCAGCATCCTGGCGGTGGTGGGGGGACGGGACTTCGATGAAAGTTCCTACAACCGGGTGCTGAACGGACGGCGCCAGATCGGTTCGACCATCAAGCCCTTCATCTACGCCCACGCTTTCAACACGCTCAACTTCACCGGCTGCACCGAGGTGGATTCGGGCGAATTCGACCTGACCCAGGCCATCGGCCCGGAGATCATCGAGGGAAACAGCCCGAAGTGGATCACGGTCCGGCAGGCCCTGGCCCAGAGCAACAACTACGCCGTCATGCGCACCGGCCTGGCCACCGGGGTGGAGGGCTTTTCCTATTTTTTCCAGCAGTGCACCGGTGTCCAGCCGCAGCCCTTTGCCTCCTCCTTCCTGGGCACGCCCGAGCTCACCACCCTGGATCTGGCCAAGGGCTACAGCGCCTTTGCCAATTACGGGGTCATCATCGAACCCTTCCTGGTGGAATCCATCAGCACGCATGAGGGACAGTTGATCTACCGGCACATCGATGCCCGCAAGCGTGTCCTGTCGCCCCAGGTGGCCTTCCAGATCCATGACCTCCTGGCCGGGGTGGTCGACGGGGGCACTGCCTCGGCCCTGCGTTCGACTTACGGACTCAAAGGACCGCTGGCGGGAAAAACCGGCACCACCAACGACTACAAGGACAGTTGGTTCTGCGGCTACACGACCGAGTTCACCGCCGCCCTCTGGATCGGCTACGACAACCCGAGCACCATCATGCCCGGCGGATATTCCAGCCGCATCGCCGTGCCCACCTGGGCCGCCATCATCAAACCCGCGCTGGAAACCTATCCTTCCGGTGATTTCCCGCCTCCCCCGGGCGTGCAACTGGCACAGATGCGGCGACAGGAAACGGTGTTCTTCTTCTTCAAGAAAGAATCCCTCTCCACCCGCGCCGAATGGGTGCGGGACGACCAGCGGGGCACGGCCCTGGCCCGCCTCGACCGCAAGGCCATGGAAAACATCCAGATCCCGCCCACCCACCCGACGCTCTGGGACCGGGCCGTGGGCATGATCTGGAAACCCGATGAGAAAGACCAGTTCGCCAACCAGACCCCCGCGGGCAACGCCACCGTTCCCCGGGCCGTGATCCAAGACAACACGGAAACCGTGGCGCCCAAGGCGGTCCCGGTCGGAGAGTAG
- a CDS encoding glutathione peroxidase: MQRIPMVLALLMGLATTLMTTNASELTTIKINGLDGQPFDMTRLQGKTVLFVNVASRCGFTKQYDGLEKLYTTWKDRGFVVVGVPSNDFGGQEPGTAEEIAAFCRSTYAVDFPMTEKVAVKGEARHPLYAWLTRGRGEPKWNFHKYLVDKNGRVVGEFPSKTAPDSPELAAALEAALSAP; encoded by the coding sequence GTGCAACGAATCCCGATGGTGCTGGCCCTCCTCATGGGTCTGGCCACAACCCTTATGACCACGAACGCCAGCGAACTCACCACCATCAAAATCAACGGGCTCGATGGGCAACCCTTCGACATGACCCGCCTCCAGGGCAAGACCGTTCTCTTTGTCAACGTGGCCTCGCGCTGTGGCTTCACGAAACAATACGACGGGCTGGAAAAACTCTACACGACCTGGAAGGACCGTGGCTTCGTCGTGGTGGGGGTGCCGTCGAACGATTTTGGCGGCCAGGAACCCGGGACGGCGGAGGAGATTGCCGCTTTCTGCCGCAGCACCTACGCGGTGGATTTTCCCATGACGGAGAAAGTGGCGGTCAAGGGGGAGGCCCGGCACCCCCTCTACGCCTGGTTGACCCGTGGACGCGGGGAGCCGAAGTGGAATTTTCACAAGTATCTGGTCGATAAAAACGGCCGGGTGGTCGGCGAGTTCCCGAGCAAGACGGCTCCCGACAGTCCCGAATTGGCCGCCGCCCTGGAAGCGGCACTCAGCGCACCCTGA
- a CDS encoding glycosyltransferase — MWTLPRLLSSSRRTSGPPDPKRGIHLIGDYSIAIGLGVAFRLLTRALRQAGYPLAHTQVNLTSDRRTGDHLEPDVQPEACDITLIHLNGDYMYEWIRHAAPALRDSKRVIGYWYWELPLFPEVWKKCLPHLDELWVSSRYVQDHAAAISPVPVVRIPPPIPRIHGTPRRADFGLPEDRTLFLFIFEPNSNIGRKNPFAIIEAFRKAFAGVADPPLLVLKTHHLHTVALHQQLAHDLNAALRAVGGIMVDASWEHPKLLDFIASCDVFVSLHRAEGFGLGMAEAMALCKPVIATGFSGNTDFMTPGNSYAVDYHLRRITAVDHRYQPEFAGVYEPGQWWAEPDINHAARLMRQLWEEPAEAALRAERGQASIRSLYSVEAIAETIRARLGSVNSWNGNDRKQRK; from the coding sequence ATGTGGACACTACCCCGTCTCCTCTCTTCTTCACGACGCACTTCCGGGCCGCCCGACCCGAAACGGGGTATTCATCTGATTGGAGATTACTCCATCGCCATCGGGCTGGGGGTTGCTTTCCGCTTGCTGACCCGGGCCCTCCGCCAGGCCGGTTATCCTTTGGCCCATACCCAGGTGAACCTGACTTCCGACCGCAGGACCGGCGATCATCTGGAGCCGGATGTCCAACCTGAAGCCTGTGACATCACCCTCATTCATCTCAACGGTGATTACATGTACGAGTGGATCCGCCATGCCGCCCCGGCGTTGCGCGATTCCAAGCGGGTGATCGGGTATTGGTATTGGGAACTCCCGCTATTTCCAGAGGTTTGGAAAAAATGCCTCCCCCACCTGGACGAACTGTGGGTGTCCTCCCGTTATGTGCAGGACCACGCCGCCGCCATTTCTCCCGTGCCCGTGGTCCGCATCCCTCCCCCCATACCACGGATTCATGGCACCCCGCGTCGCGCGGACTTTGGCCTGCCCGAAGACCGCACCCTCTTTCTGTTCATCTTCGAACCCAATTCCAACATCGGAAGGAAAAACCCCTTCGCCATCATCGAGGCCTTCCGGAAGGCATTTGCCGGAGTGGCCGATCCCCCGCTCTTGGTGTTGAAAACCCACCACCTCCACACGGTCGCCCTCCACCAGCAATTGGCCCACGATTTGAATGCCGCCCTCCGCGCTGTGGGGGGGATCATGGTCGATGCCTCCTGGGAACACCCAAAGCTCCTCGACTTCATCGCTTCTTGTGATGTTTTTGTATCACTGCACCGGGCCGAGGGATTCGGGCTGGGGATGGCAGAGGCCATGGCCCTCTGCAAGCCGGTCATCGCCACCGGGTTTTCAGGAAACACCGATTTCATGACCCCGGGCAACAGCTACGCCGTCGACTACCACCTGCGACGTATCACTGCGGTAGACCACCGTTACCAGCCGGAATTCGCCGGCGTTTACGAACCCGGCCAATGGTGGGCCGAACCCGACATCAACCATGCCGCCCGTTTGATGCGGCAGCTTTGGGAAGAACCCGCGGAAGCCGCCCTCCGGGCCGAACGCGGCCAAGCTTCCATCCGCTCGCTCTATTCGGTCGAGGCCATCGCGGAGACCATCCGGGCCCGCCTTGGGTCGGTCAACTCTTGGAACGGGAACGACCGAAAACAGCGCAAATGA